From a single Arachnia propionica genomic region:
- a CDS encoding ABC transporter ATP-binding protein → MNTPSTYGLIRWLTSITRPVHPPLLVSSVLRCVNLGLELVLFGLAGLLVASFASGHPVGGLLLWIVMVALAKALAHYAEQFTGHYVAFKVLELLRGHAFASLWPKAPAVVLRNRSGDLLPTLTRDVDRIEVVYAHTFAPLVSAFVVPIAALATVGSLIGWDLVTIPAVCIALALLAVPFVGLRRSLHSTAEGLRLRGQLTAHATDSVYGIDEVLSYGHQRSRIEELDTLGSQVRDAAMPPLVFKGLRRGANLALTLISATSIVWTGISGHTDPLVVAALAAASLRLFEGPRGVQDAVGYLDHSLSAARRLWGLCHAPKTVSDGPQELHLEAPPSIEWRDVDYHYPGAMPGNLALSGISVTANAGRWTVFVGASGSGKSTAAQLLLRYDELAGGDILINGISVRDYTLDSLRRTIVLVPQRGQVLDATIAENLRLGAPDATDEDLWHALAVAELADEVRAMPQELATRTGRDGRELSGGQLQRLCLARALLVKPRVLVLDEFTANLNIDLEARIRANLEHALPGLTVIEITHRLEHLDSADRVFEFDRGKVTSRTVPR, encoded by the coding sequence ATGAACACCCCGAGCACCTATGGACTGATCCGTTGGCTGACCAGCATCACCCGCCCGGTCCATCCACCGCTGCTGGTTTCCTCCGTGCTGCGCTGCGTCAACCTGGGGCTCGAACTGGTGCTGTTCGGACTGGCCGGCCTGCTGGTGGCGTCCTTCGCATCCGGCCATCCCGTCGGTGGGCTGCTGCTCTGGATAGTGATGGTCGCGCTGGCCAAGGCGCTGGCCCACTACGCGGAACAGTTCACGGGTCACTACGTAGCCTTCAAGGTCCTGGAATTGCTGCGGGGTCACGCCTTCGCGTCGCTGTGGCCGAAGGCACCAGCTGTGGTGCTCCGGAACCGTTCCGGCGACCTGCTGCCGACCCTGACCCGCGATGTGGACCGCATAGAGGTGGTCTACGCCCACACCTTCGCACCTTTGGTATCGGCCTTCGTGGTGCCGATCGCCGCCCTAGCGACGGTGGGTTCGCTGATCGGCTGGGACCTGGTCACGATCCCAGCGGTCTGCATCGCGCTCGCGTTGTTGGCGGTGCCCTTCGTGGGACTGCGGCGGTCGCTCCACTCAACCGCTGAAGGGCTGCGGCTGCGTGGACAGCTGACCGCGCACGCCACCGACTCCGTCTACGGAATCGACGAGGTCCTCTCCTACGGCCACCAGCGCAGCCGGATCGAGGAACTCGACACACTCGGCTCCCAGGTGCGCGATGCCGCGATGCCGCCGCTGGTCTTCAAAGGGCTGCGGCGCGGCGCGAACCTGGCCCTGACCCTGATCTCCGCGACCTCGATCGTGTGGACCGGAATCTCGGGACACACCGATCCGCTGGTGGTGGCGGCTCTGGCCGCAGCGTCGCTGCGCCTGTTCGAGGGGCCGCGGGGTGTGCAGGACGCCGTCGGATACCTCGATCACTCGCTGAGCGCGGCCAGGCGACTCTGGGGGCTCTGCCACGCACCCAAGACGGTTTCGGACGGCCCACAGGAGCTGCATCTAGAAGCACCGCCGAGCATTGAGTGGCGCGACGTCGACTACCACTACCCGGGTGCCATGCCCGGCAACCTTGCACTGTCGGGGATCTCGGTGACCGCGAACGCGGGCAGATGGACAGTGTTCGTCGGCGCCAGCGGATCGGGCAAGTCGACGGCCGCGCAGCTGCTGCTCCGCTACGACGAGTTGGCCGGCGGTGACATCCTGATCAATGGGATCTCCGTGCGCGACTACACCCTCGACTCCCTGCGCCGCACCATCGTCCTGGTGCCGCAGCGCGGGCAGGTACTGGATGCCACCATCGCCGAAAACCTGCGACTGGGTGCCCCCGATGCCACCGACGAAGACCTGTGGCATGCCCTGGCGGTCGCCGAGCTGGCCGATGAGGTACGGGCCATGCCGCAAGAACTCGCAACCCGGACGGGCCGCGACGGGCGGGAGCTCTCGGGCGGGCAGCTGCAACGCCTCTGCCTGGCCAGGGCACTGCTAGTGAAACCGCGGGTACTGGTGCTGGACGAGTTCACGGCCAACCTGAACATCGACCTGGAGGCCCGCATCCGGGCCAATCTGGAACACGCTCTCCCCGGGTTGACCGTCATCGAGATCACGCACCGCCTAGAGCACCTCGACTCGGCGGACCGGGTCTTCGAGTTCGACCGGGGAAAGGTTACCTCCCGGACCGTACCGCGGTGA
- a CDS encoding DUF4375 domain-containing protein: MLVDHIVVSQESIRNSDVYAVIESNISVVNYLLEEGAEPGELSPDALGSYYVDYYLAEVMNGGISQFMFNCGGDHQVLDHITRALPLLGATGHAELFSELRARWEAKDAEEKRAFLDGGLFESADPFEQFSDRFSELNGAEDLIELNSAFIRNHLNVEAIWLEHLEAHLAGIIRTIPDLAARLAERERFAEENKPRYARIIDVICEEQGMELGCITAGDPGFIHEGEERVAWHFLAGRGHYSMVDLGEQAVVFDDGGEEVAVVDISRVPAG, encoded by the coding sequence ATGCTCGTCGACCACATTGTCGTATCCCAGGAGTCGATCAGGAACAGCGACGTGTACGCCGTCATCGAGTCCAACATCTCCGTGGTCAACTACCTGCTCGAAGAGGGCGCGGAGCCCGGTGAGCTGAGTCCTGATGCGCTCGGCTCCTACTACGTCGACTATTACTTGGCGGAGGTCATGAACGGAGGGATCTCGCAGTTCATGTTCAACTGCGGCGGCGATCACCAGGTCCTCGACCACATCACCCGCGCTCTCCCCCTGCTCGGTGCCACCGGGCACGCCGAGCTGTTCTCAGAGCTGCGGGCCAGGTGGGAGGCCAAGGATGCAGAGGAAAAACGGGCGTTCCTCGACGGGGGGCTCTTCGAGTCCGCGGATCCCTTCGAGCAATTTTCCGACAGGTTTTCCGAACTCAACGGCGCCGAGGATCTGATCGAGCTGAACTCCGCTTTCATCAGAAACCACCTCAACGTGGAGGCGATCTGGTTGGAACACCTGGAGGCTCACCTGGCCGGGATCATCCGGACCATCCCGGACTTGGCGGCCCGGCTCGCGGAACGGGAACGGTTCGCCGAGGAGAACAAACCCCGCTACGCCCGCATCATCGATGTCATCTGTGAGGAACAGGGAATGGAACTGGGGTGCATCACCGCCGGGGATCCGGGGTTCATCCACGAGGGCGAGGAACGGGTGGCCTGGCACTTCCTCGCCGGTCGGGGACATTACTCGATGGTGGACCTGGGGGAGCAGGCAGTGGTGTTTGACGATGGTGGCGAGGAGGTCGCCGTGGTCGACATCTCTCGGGTTCCGGCTGGGTGA
- a CDS encoding DUF4261 domain-containing protein — MQDSLRFPPDPFVMEGFYATPPVIDVDAWREYLSREFGPTDVIGEGGPPTFFAFTEHRFDYEDRSGVPAQTFLATSKDSPDLSAYETALQQSWDFPDIKDVLPRGRHTLSTFEFLARSLAFEDRLRLFRTLTSALVELTNPIALYSGAADAFFEPRHWLEVQHEDHTYYGFFNVRLFRISNSDDNSLMDTRGLGIFGVPDLQCHFRGLDPGEIARLLYNTGTYVMHEGDVIDDGHTVPGIQEGSRWRCQHEQAMVGPDREVLDICPEAPYAAGNRTP, encoded by the coding sequence ATGCAGGATTCCCTCCGCTTCCCACCCGACCCGTTCGTCATGGAAGGCTTCTACGCCACCCCACCAGTCATCGACGTGGATGCTTGGCGCGAGTATCTGTCCCGCGAGTTCGGCCCCACGGATGTCATCGGCGAGGGTGGGCCTCCCACCTTTTTCGCCTTCACTGAGCACCGCTTCGACTACGAGGACCGGTCAGGGGTCCCGGCACAGACCTTCCTCGCCACGTCCAAAGACTCCCCCGACCTTTCCGCCTACGAGACGGCGCTCCAGCAGAGCTGGGACTTCCCCGACATCAAGGACGTACTGCCTCGGGGCCGTCACACCCTGTCCACCTTCGAATTCCTGGCCCGCTCCCTGGCCTTCGAGGACCGACTGCGGCTGTTCCGCACCCTCACCTCGGCCCTGGTGGAACTCACCAATCCCATCGCGCTGTATTCCGGCGCGGCAGACGCTTTCTTCGAACCTCGGCACTGGCTGGAGGTCCAACACGAGGACCACACCTACTACGGTTTCTTCAACGTGCGGTTGTTCAGGATCAGCAACAGCGACGACAATTCCCTGATGGACACCCGTGGTCTGGGTATCTTCGGCGTGCCCGATCTTCAGTGCCATTTTCGAGGGCTCGATCCTGGCGAGATCGCGAGGCTGCTGTATAACACCGGCACCTACGTGATGCACGAGGGCGACGTGATTGACGATGGCCACACTGTCCCGGGCATCCAGGAGGGGAGCCGCTGGCGCTGCCAGCACGAGCAGGCCATGGTCGGCCCCGAC